The Candidatus Abyssobacteria bacterium SURF_5 region ATTGCGAGGAGGTCGGCTGCATCCGCGAGCGCGAGGGGGTTCCCTCGGGTGAGCGGCACGAACTGTGCCGGGGAATTCACGCGGAGCAAAACGCGATCCTGCAGGCGGCGCAGTTCGGCATCAGCCTGAAAGGGTCCATCCTCTACTGCACCAATCAGCCGTGCGTGCTCTGCGCAAAGATGCTCATCAATGCCGGGGTCGAAAAGATCGTGGTAACGGGCGATTACCCCGACCGGCTCTCCGCGGAAATGCTCAAGGAGGCCGGTGTCGAGATAGTCGTGAAACAATTAGATGCGGTATGAACAATAATTCTCTTACGCCGAAACAGATTGTCGGCGAACTTGATAAATACATCATCGGGCAGAACGACGCCAAAAGGATGGTCGCCATCGCCATGCGCAATCGCTGGCGGCGCCAGCGCCTGCCCGAGGAACTGCGCGACGAGGTGGCGCCGAAAAACATTATCATGATCGGCCCTACCGGTGTCGGCAAGACCGAGATCGCGCGGCGCCTGGCGAAGCTTGCCGATGCCCCCTTCCTGAAGGTCGAGGCCTCCAAGTTCACCGAAGTCGGCTATGTCGGTCGCGACGTCGAATCGATGATCAGAGAGCTCACCGAGATATCCGTCAGCATGGTGAAATCGCAACGGACGGAAGAAGTCCAGCAGGTAGCCGAAAAAATGGCCGAGGAACGGCTGATGGATATTATCCTTCCGCCGAAATATCAACCCGCGGGCGAGGTGACATACGCCGGCCACGGGCCGGCGGACATCGAGAAGACCCAGCCGACAACACGCGATCGTCTTATGGAGAAACTGCGAAAGGGCGACATGGACGAGCGGTACGTCGAGATCGAGGTGCAGGATACGGTTTCGTTCCCGCTCCAGATTTTCTCCGGTTCCGGATTGGAGGAAATGGATGTCGGCCTGAAAGGGATGCTCGGAAAACTGCTGCCCTCGCAGACGAAAAGAAAAAAGGTCAAGATCAAGGACGCCAAGAAGATTCTCACCCAGGAAGAGGCGCAGAAGCTGATCGATATGGACGAGGTTGTCGCGACGGCGGTGAAGCGAGTGCAAGACGCCGGCATCATCTTCCTCGATGAGATCGATAAGATCGCGAGCCGCGGGCAGGCGGGCTACGGCCCAGATGTCTCGCGTGAAGGAGTCCAGCGCGATCTGTTGCCTCTCGTCGAAGGCAGCACCGTCATAACGAAGTACGGACCCGTCAACACCCAGCATATCCTGTTCATAGCCGCGGGCGCTTTCCACATGACGAAGCCCTCGGATCTCATCCCCGAGTTGCAGGGGCGCTTCCCGCTGCGCGTCGAGCTTTCGAGCCTGACCGCGCAGGATTTCGTGCGGATTCTCAAGGAGCCGCTGAACGCGCTGGTGAAGCAGTATGTCGGGCTGATGAAGACGGAAAAAATCGATCTCATCATCACCGACGACGCCATCGAGGAGATCGCCAGAAGCGCCGAACTGGTGAATGAGCAAACCGAAAACATCGGCGCGCGCCGCCTCCACACGATTATGGAGCGCGTGATCGAAACGATATCGTTCGATGCGCCCGTCCATGCAGGCACATCCGTCACCGTTGATTCCTCCTACGTTCGCGAACGCCTGAGAGACATTTTGAAGGATCAGGACCTGAGCCGGTTCATTCTTTAACGATCCGTAATGCGCTGATAACGTCGCTATCCAATGCGCGTTCTTGAATTTCCCCCCTTTTGAAAGGGGGACTAAGAGACTGTCCTATAATGGCGTTGGTGCCGACGACACAGCGGTATCAACAAGTCAGAGTGACCGTCATTCCTGCGAAAGCAGGAATCCAGGGTCTGGCAGAAGAAGACAAATCTCAAGTACGGGACAGCCTCCTAAGGGGGATTTCCAACCACCGTATTTGCGGAAAATCAATCATCATCCGTAAGGGCGTAGGGGCATCCCGCGCTTCGCGGAACCGTGCCCGAAAGGTTCGAAATTCTGTTGTAGGGGCGGCCCCATGTGGCCGCCCGCACACAATGTCCAAACGTTTAACATTTATTTGAAATCTATTAATCCCATGACCACCTTCCGCACCGAAATAAAAATCTTCACCGAAAAACGCACTGAAATCATCGACATTACCCAGCAGGTGGCCGAGGCGTGCGTGCGCAGCGGCATCAAGAACGGCATTGTCCTCGTGTTTCCGCACCACACCAGTTCCGCCGTCTACATCAGCGATTGCGACCGGTCACTGACCGGCGATTTCGAGAAGGTTCTTTCCGAACTCGTGCCCGAGGGCCGCGAATACGCGCATGACCGCACCGATTGCAAGAAGAACGCCGCCGGCCACATGCGCGCCAACCTCGCCGGCCATCACATCATCTTCCCGCTTTCGGATGGTCGTCCCGATTTCGGGCCGTATCAGACCATTTACTACGCCGAGTTCGACGGCCGGCGCGAGAAGGAAGTCGTCGTGAAGATCGTCGGGGAATAATGGAAATTGATTTTTACCGCAGAGACGCAGAGACGCAGAGGCCGCAGAGCCGCGCCAAAAATCCCTGGAACACGAATCACACAGCCTCACACGGATTATCGAAACCGAATGGACGCGATGTACGGGCATGGCATGCCATGCCCGATTAACTTTTCCTCAGTGTTCTCTGCGCCTCCGCGGTGAATAACAATGACAAATAATCCAGACTCAATCGTCCCTGCCTTTCCATCCGAGCCGCCATTCGACAGGATCGCGGCTGGCTTCACCACACGACAGACCGTCAAGAAAAATCCTCATCCTCACGAAGCCGAGCCCGCGGCGCATGACGCCCATGAACTGCGAAGAGCCGCGTGCGAAGCGCTCGGACTCGATCTGCATTCATTCACCTCCGGAAAGCAGGTGCACGGGAAGAACGTTGTTCTCG contains the following coding sequences:
- a CDS encoding YjbQ family protein; protein product: MWPPAHNVQTFNIYLKSINPMTTFRTEIKIFTEKRTEIIDITQQVAEACVRSGIKNGIVLVFPHHTSSAVYISDCDRSLTGDFEKVLSELVPEGREYAHDRTDCKKNAAGHMRANLAGHHIIFPLSDGRPDFGPYQTIYYAEFDGRREKEVVVKIVGE
- a CDS encoding cytidine deaminase, with amino-acid sequence MSSGNKGKKNVTRPGWDEYFLEIAKLVSSRSTCLRRAVGAIFVRDKRILTTGYNGAPSGLKHCEEVGCIREREGVPSGERHELCRGIHAEQNAILQAAQFGISLKGSILYCTNQPCVLCAKMLINAGVEKIVVTGDYPDRLSAEMLKEAGVEIVVKQLDAV
- the hslU gene encoding ATP-dependent protease ATPase subunit HslU, translated to MNNNSLTPKQIVGELDKYIIGQNDAKRMVAIAMRNRWRRQRLPEELRDEVAPKNIIMIGPTGVGKTEIARRLAKLADAPFLKVEASKFTEVGYVGRDVESMIRELTEISVSMVKSQRTEEVQQVAEKMAEERLMDIILPPKYQPAGEVTYAGHGPADIEKTQPTTRDRLMEKLRKGDMDERYVEIEVQDTVSFPLQIFSGSGLEEMDVGLKGMLGKLLPSQTKRKKVKIKDAKKILTQEEAQKLIDMDEVVATAVKRVQDAGIIFLDEIDKIASRGQAGYGPDVSREGVQRDLLPLVEGSTVITKYGPVNTQHILFIAAGAFHMTKPSDLIPELQGRFPLRVELSSLTAQDFVRILKEPLNALVKQYVGLMKTEKIDLIITDDAIEEIARSAELVNEQTENIGARRLHTIMERVIETISFDAPVHAGTSVTVDSSYVRERLRDILKDQDLSRFIL